A segment of the Orcinus orca chromosome 4, mOrcOrc1.1, whole genome shotgun sequence genome:
CCTCAGAAAAATCCTTCTTACTTTGTTATCTCTTTTAAGCtaacatttatgtatatatactttttttttcttgagacctTGTCGATCAGCTGAGTCTAAACTTTTAGATTTACATGAAAGACTTTACAAGATATATTTGGGGTCTCAACAAAACCAAATAGGCACTCCAATTCATGCTCCCGTTCTTCTAATTGAAACTCCTGTCTTGTTGGAaggattatttcttttaaagttcactcagattcatttacatttaatgcttAGAAGTCATGGAGACTGTCCATCTTTGCTAACACCCTATGAGTTTCATTCTAATATCAACAAAGCCTGTATTGTTTAGGAagatttcaagaaagaaaaataggaaaaaaatcatgtgtTTTTTCAACAAAGGGAAAACTGATGTTTCACTCAGAAAGTTAAATTTGGAATATACAGATAAATaccaacaaagaaaaattaggaaaattaaaccatttgtaattttattagcCAGCTGTTATGgttaacattttggtatgttTTCGTAATACCAAACACTTTGGTATTTCTGTAGTTGAGAATTTTCTCAACTGTTTTCATTGTGCTCCTGAAGGGCACAGAAGTAGCAAAGTACTTGCCTTTGCTTCCTCTCTGGCTCTGGTCACACCTACTATTTTCTTAGGGGTTTTGGCCAGGATTATACTTAATGTGGGTCTGGTGCTATTGCAAGAAGCATAGTACAGAAATATCAAAGGTCtctcttcatttttataaaagactATTCCCTTTCTACAGTTAAGTGATCTGgttaatacttcaataaaattggGAATACTGCCAAGTTTAAATTCTACATAAGCCCTATAACAAGCCACTTCTCTTTTCTACCCAATTAGATCATACCTTGACCTTTgtgttatatctttttttcttcatttggagaaaaatgtgtgtgtgtgtgtgtgtgtgtgtgtgcatgtgtgggcaCACATGTGCACAAAATAAGAATGTTTTCAATTTCCAGTATTTTCACTTTGGTAGGTTCCTCAAATCAAGCCATTGGAGAGACATGCTGTTGACAAATCTGTGAATTTAAATCTTCTAGCAGAATTGAAAGTGCCGATACAGGTATAGGATGTGAAATGTGTTTCTgagttgtttttagattccactaaCTTCCAAAAAATTGATGCTTATCTTTTCAGTTTGCTCTACTTTAAGATGGTATCCACAATTTATTTTGCATTGTTTCCCTTTTCCAGGATGAGTTAAATGCCAATGATACCACCAAAGAAAGTGGTGTCCTCCTGcatgaaaatgaaagaggaaggcAACAGTACACCAAAGATGAGtacaaaggagagagaaatggtTCTGAGGGGGCAGAAGTGGGAGAGAAAAGTTCTTCTGCACGTTCCATGTTAGCAAATGAAGAGGGGAATACTGAGGATCTGAATGGGGGCACAGGAAAACCAGAAACATATGGTCATGATGGGCTCCATCAAGAAGACAGCACCACAGCAAATGGCGTCAGGGGACAAGTAAGCATCATCGACAGTGCTAGAACAGCAAATGGGAGCAATATTAATGGGATTACTGGGAACAATTCCCAAAATGGGGGTGTTGGAAATGCAAGTCAGAGTGAAGATGCCACTGTTGTCCAAGAAGATGGACATCAAGGAGCTGGAAGCAATAATGGCACAGGTCACAAGGATGAGATAAGTGGGAATTTCTGTAGAAATGGGGGTGATACAAGTGAAGAAACACCTCAGAGAGAAGGCGAGAGCAACGGGAATGAGGAGACAGGGGTAACACCAGGGGAAAGTGGAGATAGCAATAGAGAAGATGTCGCCTTGGACAATTCTGATGGAAGTCCTAGTGGGAATGGAGCAGATGAAAATGAAGACAAGGGCTCTGGTGATGATGAAGGTGAAGAGACAGGGAATGGAGAAAAAGGCCCTGATAACAGCAAGGGCCAAGAGGGTCAACCTCATGAAACAGAAGGTGACGATGACAATAGCTTAGGTCAAAGTTCAATTAGTGGTGAAGCTGATGACCCTGCAGACAAAGAAGACACCCACGCCATTGATGGAAATAACACCTCCAAGAGTGAGGACGATTTTGACGGTATTTCAGGAGACAATGGTAGCCAAAAAATAGAGGACACTCAAAAACACAATCACAGAGAAAGCAAAGCTGTGGAAAATGGAATCACTGAAAAATTAGAGCCACCTGCTATTGGGAAGAACCAAGTTAAGGTTAGTTTGTGAAGCTGGTTTCTTTCAAGGGCAGTTTAAATTCTCCCCTTACTTCCATGATGGTAGCATGAAAATAAATCATGACAAATAGTCATgtatttttgcatctaaattACTTGAATATTTGATGGGAAAGCTAGAGTCCATACTAGACTTTGCTatagaacaattttaaaaagcagaaatctcTGAAAATTTGGTTATAATTCTTCAAAAGTCTTATGCTAAATAATTAATGCAGCACGTAACTGTTTACGAAAGCTCTTACTGGGTAAAGGCACAAATGGGATGGTCTATAATCTAAACACCAGAGTACTTTCAAGTACTGAATAAAGCACGTTTTCACAGACAGATGTTTCTGAAGTACTGGAAGCTGAACTCCTGTTCTATGGCCACTTTCCCCAGTCAGTCTTCCTCAAACCAATGCAATTTTGCAGAACAACGTTCACTAATTAATCattcttttctccatctttccATAGGGAATAGAAATGGAATGTCCCAGCAGTGGCAACAGAAACAATATTACCAAAGAAGCTGGGAAAATGAATGAAGATAAAGAGAGTAAAGGCCAACATGGAATGATTGTGGGCAAAGGAAATGTCAAGGCACAAGAAGAGGTTGACGTCATGCAGGGACCTGGCCAGAAATTAGAACCTCAAGATAAGTTTGGACCCAGCAAAACACGTAGTGACAGTAACAGTGATGGCTATGACAGTTATGAGTTTGGTGATGAATCCGTGCAAGGAGATGATCCCAACAGCAGTGATGAGTCTAATGGCAGTGATGATACCAATTCTGAAGGTGACAACAACCACAGTAGCCGAGGAGATGCTTCTTATAACTCTGATGAATCAAGT
Coding sequences within it:
- the DSPP gene encoding dentin sialophosphoprotein, coding for MKIIIYFCIWTVAWAIPVPQIKPLERHAVDKSVNLNLLAELKVPIQDELNANDTTKESGVLLHENERGRQQYTKDEYKGERNGSEGAEVGEKSSSARSMLANEEGNTEDLNGGTGKPETYGHDGLHQEDSTTANGVRGQVSIIDSARTANGSNINGITGNNSQNGGVGNASQSEDATVVQEDGHQGAGSNNGTGHKDEISGNFCRNGGDTSEETPQREGESNGNEETGVTPGESGDSNREDVALDNSDGSPSGNGADENEDKGSGDDEGEETGNGEKGPDNSKGQEGQPHETEGDDDNSLGQSSISGEADDPADKEDTHAIDGNNTSKSEDDFDGISGDNGSQKIEDTQKHNHRESKAVENGITEKLEPPAIGKNQVKGIEMECPSSGNRNNITKEAGKMNEDKESKGQHGMIVGKGNVKAQEEVDVMQGPGQKLEPQDKFGPSKTRSDSNSDGYDSYEFGDESVQGDDPNSSDESNGSDDTNSEGDNNHSSRGDASYNSDESSDNGNDSDSKGGEEGDSDNTSDANDSGGDGNGDMGSDKNGKSGSTKDNSDSSDSSDSSDSSDSSDSSDSSDSSDSSNSSESSDSSDSSDSSSGSKSDSSDSSDNSDSSDSSNSSDSKSDSSDSSNSINSSESSDSSDSSDSSDSSDSSDSSDSSDSSNSSDSSDSSDSSDSSDSSNSSESSDSSDSSDSSSSSKSDSSDSSNSSDSKSDSSDSSESSDSSDSSDSSDSGDSKSDSSDSSDSSESDSKSDSDSSNSSDSKSDSSDSSDSSDSKSDSSDSSESSDSSDSSDSSDSGDSKSDSSNSSESSDSSDSSDSSESGDSKSDSSDSSDSSESDSKSDSDSSNSSDSKSDSSDSSDSSDSSDSKSDSSDSSDSKSDSSDSSDSSDSDSSDSDSSDSDSSDSDRSDSNSSDSNSSDSDSSDSASDSGDESDSKSKSGKGDNNGGGGDSDSDSKGSDSNHSTSDD